One part of the Symphalangus syndactylus isolate Jambi chromosome 1, NHGRI_mSymSyn1-v2.1_pri, whole genome shotgun sequence genome encodes these proteins:
- the MED19 gene encoding mediator of RNA polymerase II transcription subunit 19 isoform X2, protein MAGRGAVHLRYCLLHHVQALSLTLVYVSLKNDLGLGAVAHACNPNTLGGGGSTELTGSTNLITHYNLEQAYNKFCGKKVKEKLSNFLPDLPGMIDLPGSHDNSSLRSLIEKPPILSSSFNPITGTMLAGFRLHTGPLPEQCRLMHIQPPKKKNKHKHKQSRTQDPVPPETPSDSDHKKKKKKKEEDPERKRKKKEKKKKKNRHSPDHPGMGSSQASSSSSLR, encoded by the exons ATGGCGGGCAGGGGCGCGGTGCATCTCCGTTACTGTCTTTTGCACCATGTCCAGGCTCTGTCCCTGACACTGGTTTACGTCTCCCTAAAAAATGAcctagggctgggcgcggtggctcacgcctgtaatcccaacactctgggaggcggag GTAGCACAGAACTGACAGGCAGCACGAATCTGATCACACACTACAACTTGGAACAAGCCTATAATAAATTCTGTGggaagaaggtgaaggagaagctaAGTAACTTCCTGCCTGACCTGCCAGGGATGATTGATCTGCCTGGTTCCCATGATAACAGCAGCCTCCGCTCTCTCATTGAGAAGCCCCCTATTCTCAGTAGCTCTTTTAATCCTATCACAGGGACCATGCTGGCCGGCTTCCGCCTCCACACTGGCCCG TTGCCGGAGCAGTGTCGTCTGATGCatattcagcctcccaagaagaaGAATAAGCACAAGCACAAACAGAGCCGTACCCAGGATCCTGTCCCCCCAG AAACACCATCTGATTCAGAtcacaagaagaagaaaaagaaaaaagaagaggatcCTGaacggaaaaggaagaagaaagagaagaagaaaaagaag AACCGACATAGTCCAGACCACCCAGGTATGGGCAGCTCccaggccagcagcagcagcagcctacGCTAA
- the MED19 gene encoding mediator of RNA polymerase II transcription subunit 19 isoform X1 has protein sequence MKITNARHRDSAGAEGTMENFTALFGAQADPPPPPTALGFGPGKPPPPPPPPPGGGPGTAPPPTAATAPPGADKSGAGCGPFYLMRELPGSTELTGSTNLITHYNLEQAYNKFCGKKVKEKLSNFLPDLPGMIDLPGSHDNSSLRSLIEKPPILSSSFNPITGTMLAGFRLHTGPLPEQCRLMHIQPPKKKNKHKHKQSRTQDPVPPETPSDSDHKKKKKKKEEDPERKRKKKEKKKKKNRHSPDHPGMGSSQASSSSSLR, from the exons ATGAAAATTACCAACGCCAGACACCGAGACAGCGCCGGGGCGGAGGGTACGATGGAGAATTTCACGGCACTGTTCGGGGCTCAGGCTGACCCACCACCGCCCCCAACAGCACTCGGCTTCGGACCAGGAAAGCCTCCACCCCCGCCACCGCCTCCTCCGGGCGGGGGACCCGGCACGGCCCCGCCTCCCACCGCGGCCACGGCCCCTCCTGGCGCAGACAAGTCAGGAGCTGGCTGTGGCCCTTTTTACCTTATGAGGGAACTGCCAG GTAGCACAGAACTGACAGGCAGCACGAATCTGATCACACACTACAACTTGGAACAAGCCTATAATAAATTCTGTGggaagaaggtgaaggagaagctaAGTAACTTCCTGCCTGACCTGCCAGGGATGATTGATCTGCCTGGTTCCCATGATAACAGCAGCCTCCGCTCTCTCATTGAGAAGCCCCCTATTCTCAGTAGCTCTTTTAATCCTATCACAGGGACCATGCTGGCCGGCTTCCGCCTCCACACTGGCCCG TTGCCGGAGCAGTGTCGTCTGATGCatattcagcctcccaagaagaaGAATAAGCACAAGCACAAACAGAGCCGTACCCAGGATCCTGTCCCCCCAG AAACACCATCTGATTCAGAtcacaagaagaagaaaaagaaaaaagaagaggatcCTGaacggaaaaggaagaagaaagagaagaagaaaaagaag AACCGACATAGTCCAGACCACCCAGGTATGGGCAGCTCccaggccagcagcagcagcagcctacGCTAA